The Fusarium graminearum PH-1 chromosome 2, whole genome shotgun sequence genome includes a region encoding these proteins:
- a CDS encoding malate synthase, with protein sequence MASLDSVLQGVSVSGKVDEIHRKILTPEALGFLALLHRSFNERRKNLLERRKARQAELDRGVLPDFLPETKHIRENPTWKGAAPAPGLVDRRVEITGPTDRKMVVNALNANVYTYMADFEDSSAPTWDNMINGQVNLYDANRRQVDFSQGPKEYKLRTDRKLPTLIVRPRGWHLEERHVTVDGEPISGSLFDFGLYFFHNAFETQRQGFGPYFYLPKMESHLEARLWNDAFNLAQDYIGMPRGTIRGTVLIETILAAFEMDEIIYELRDHSSGLNCGRWDYIFSVIKKFRNNPNFVLPDRSAVTMTVPFMESYVKLLIQTCHKRGVHAMGGMAAQIPIKNDDAANDKAMEGVRADKLREVRAGHDGTWVAHPALASIATEIFDKHMPTPNQLFVRRDDVTIGQNDLLNMNVPGTITEEGIKKNLNIGLGYMEAWIRGVGCVPINYLMEDAATAEVSRSQLWQWVKHGVSTADGKRVDKSYALKLLKETADQLAASGPKGNKYHLAAQYFSGQVTGEDYADFLTSLLYNEITQAGPPSPASKL encoded by the exons ccttgctcttctgcaCCGCTCCTTCAATGAGCGACGCAAGAACCTGCTTGAGCGCCGCAAGGCTCGCCAGGCTGAGCTTGATCGAGGTGTTCTACCCGATTTCCTTCCTGAGACCAAGCACATTCGCGAAAACCCCACATGGAAGGGTGCCGCTCCGGCCCCCGGTTTGGTGGACCGTCGTGTTGAGATCACCGGCCCCACTGACCGGAAGATGGTTGTCAACGCGCTGAATGCCAACGTCTACACTTATATGGCTGATTTTGAGG ATTCAAGTGCCCCTACTTGGGACAACATGATCAACGGACAAGTCAACCTCTACGACGCCAACCGTCGCCAAGTCGACTTCAGTCAAGGACCCAAGGAGTACAAGCTTCGTACCGATCGTAAGCTACCCACTCTGATTGTCCGTCCTCGTGGCTGGCACCTTGAAGAGAGGCATGTCACCGTTGATGGCGAGCCTATTTCTGGTTCTCTCTTCGACTTCGGCCTGTACTTCTTCCACAATGCTTTCGAGACACAGCGCCAGGGCTTCGGTCCTTATTTCTACCTCCCCAAGATGGAGAGCCACCTTGAGGCACGTCTTTGGAACGATGCCTTCAACCTTGCCCAGGACTACATTGGCATGCCCCGAGGTACGATTCGAGGCACTGTCCTTATTGAGACCATTCTTGCCGCTTTCGAGATGGACGAGATCATCTACGAGCTCCGTGACCACAGCTCTGGACTTAACTGCGGTCGATGGGACTACATCTTCAGCGTCATCAAGAAGTTCCGCAACAACCCCAACTTTGTCCTTCCTGACCGTTCCGCTGTCACCATGACTGTGCCCTTCATGGAGTCATATGTGAAACTCCTTATCCAAACTTGCCACAAGCGAGGCGTTCACGCTATGGGCGGCATGGCTGCTCAGATTCccatcaagaacgacgacgCCGCAAacgacaaggccatggagGGCGTCCGCGCCGATAAGCTTCGTGAAGTTCGtgctggccatgatggcacCTGGGTTGCTCATCCCGCTCTGGCCAGCATCGCTACCGAGATCTTCGACAAGCATATGCCCACTCCTAACCAGCTTTTCGTACGCAGAGACGATGTCACCATCGGCCAGAACGACTTGCTCAACATGAACGTCCCAGGCACCATCACAGAGgagggtatcaagaagaacctcaacATTGGTCTCGGCTACATGGAGGCTTGGATTCGGGGAGTGGGATGTGTTCCCATCAACTACCTTATGGAGGACGCTGCCACAGCCGAAGTCTCTCGCAGTCAGCTCTGGCAGTGGGTCAAGCATGGTGTCAGCACCGCCGATGGCAAGCGTGTTGACAAGTCGTATGCtctgaagcttctcaaggagaCTGCCGACCAACTTGCTGCCTCTGGCCCCAAGGGAAACAAATACCACCTTGCCGCTCAATACTTCTCCGGTCAGGTTACTGGCGAGGACTATGCTGACTTCCTTACATC GCTTCTATACAACGAGATTACTCAAGCTGGACCCCCTAGCCCTGCTTCGAAGCTATGA